GTGTGGTGTAATGAAAATCCTCTTTGTATAAATGTACACTTTTGAAATGTATGTATTATGTAATGTAtcataactatacttattatagtttatcaaaacgagGGTAGTAGTAGtaatgtacataaactatacttaacatagtttattcaaatgtttgtatgtaatggatgtaTTTTGATTATACCAAATTGTCATTTCTATGCTTTAACTAGCAAAATCCATTTATTAATTGATATATGTCTATATACTAAGACaaaaatgtcatatattgcaataacatataatcacataaagatatacaccttgctcaacatgttacaaggtgaaatgaaattgatagcatttttctgttgataacattttctatcactgttcttagaaaatttgtagaagaatcatcaaaggtccgaatcagaatccgtaaattctgagagttttgaAATTGAGTCTAGTTTGATTATaaatttttccatgatttttggTGATCTCCAACAAGAGTGAAAAAGTCcgtaatcacagactggtccggattggttcttgaaatgatagacagttttgtaaaaatcaccataatttgtagaaaaatattatggtgatgtgcaagtagtcattttaaagctaagaacttgacATATTTTCAACTagaatagttttgaaaactaaaatgtttaagttgtccaaaacagtccgtgaatggagtccaacttttttgAAGAAAGTTGTTAGAAgaatttagttgtgttcttgatgatttaacttgtattctcccccttaaaacttaagtaaacatgaaaattttggggtatcaactcaccttgagtgatttcagtgggtgaatgtcgaagaagagaagtgttcaactcaagaacacttgaaggattactttgaagattcaagaatctaacacaataatgatggagtttgtgtaagcaataaatgatttgagtagaatgaagtgtaattatcacaaggaggatgaattatacttaccaagttAAGGAGAAAAGCTGGAAAATGCATCGGAAATCTCCAATTTGTGTGAGGGAGTTAGATAGAAAAGAGGTGTTTGATCTTTAGTGAAATGAGAGAaagtgagtgagaatgaggagagaggatgagtgaccatctctaagaacgtgggaatggTTGATAATTAAATGGGaaggtacaaggaagtgacaaggtatggtggggaggtgtgtgggttagtcatggagtgggtatgggaggttgcttgtgtcataaactaaagaaaagtcaacactccacctcttgcaCTTcccccactcttcttggataagttTTATCCccaaaacatgattaattaataaaaatgggGCCTTATATGCTAAAATaaggttttgggtgaaaatctcgcgttaaaatgatgaaaaacgggcttaaaacgaagtcgcagtcgaaaaccgggaagaatgGGTCTTCCTGCGAAGCCCTTCGGAAATGGCCCTTGAGGCTTCGGACTTCGGATCCTGAAGCTTCGGGCTTCGGATCTGAGGTCTGATGCTTCGGGCTTCGATTTCTGAGGTCAAGCTTCGGATTCGGATTCTGGGCTTCGTGCTTCGGAGTTCGGATTCTGGGGCTAAGCTTCGGACTTCGGATTTCTGAGGCTACGCTTTGGATCCTTTGGGTCTGAGCCTAGGCTTCGGATCATTTGGGTCTGAGCTTCGTGCTTCGGATCTGAGGCTTCGTGTTTCGGATCCTAGAGCCTATTTTTCTCGTTTTTACCTCGttttaagccgtttttgacccggttaagggtcgggatgacccgaatgattataaaaagttacgggaacttttgagagatatttgggagagattttagatAGAGAGATATAGAGTAAGATTGATCgagagaggtttcgtttgtggcatttttgagtgtccggctttgcAACGTAAGGTCTGTAAACCTCGTTAAGCCGTGTTTTAGCgtcctacacactcccgatgagtgtgtaatagtgttttatcgcttttgttcattgtttagcactatcaaggctaaagaaaattaaacacactaattttccaaatgatgttttctcattaaaatagcgagttatacagtaattacataatgtAAACCCTAACATGCAAGGGTTAATCGAgtcgatcggtttgacttgttgactttgacttgactcgaaattgactattgtcacgGTAAATGTCGTTAGTAGTGTTACCAAGTTCTGAAATACGTatgcatgttttccaagaaaatccaatattttctaacatgtttgttggtttctgTATGAAAAGTATGttccgtttgaaaaccctggttaccaccagcaTGTAAGATCTGTTCAAAAACACTGGCTGTCACCAGtaagtatagtagttttattacttaaaataaaaccatagaAGAAAGAAATCTcataaacaaaggttagtttatgcatattgtgagtcgtataaccatactaatttcacccgtgacctccttgatgttcttcaggcgtcgtacgattacaaaatttgtcaccctaggcgtgcccacctaactgtagctaacagttcaggtgtgggattgtcagtcccgaatagatctattcacaaatttcacgttctccctctaggagactctggttatacttccggagaggatttattggtaccccgagGGGCATAACGAAGATGAGTCTTACAAtcatgtattaactagtttacgtattGTTCGGTTGTTCTCGAGTTCGAAATCGTTTTTAACgggtagagtataaataattatacacaaaataattaCTTAGCAAAATACTCTAGTTTGTATTCGTAGTAATGGATAAACCAAACCTGACATGGTTTATATGTTTGACTTTGCATGAAGTTGAATCTATAAGACTGGTactgaaatcccaaactatacctattatagtttaaatggTTTGTTGTGTTCGTGtactgttttgaaaactatgcaattatgattagaaaacgtcccttatgctccgcatattacaaaagggataaatgtGTCTAAATGTTTGATAGAAAACCGTTGTAATTGCATCAGTTCTTAAGTTACGAAAacctttatgtttagcttgtattcccccccccccctcctaaaAACATGGAAAACTcagaaaaatgtaggggtatgaactcactgctTGACGTAGGATCTGGGAGTATGAATGGTTACGAATGTTGAGTGTCAACCGATGTTTCGTACACAAGTGGATCCTATTAACATGTGATGACACATATGTGTGTTAGAATTTGGGTGTTTCATGACTAGACATGATGGGAAACCACCATAGAGACTTGTAAATGCTTGTCGGGACTCTATATGATCAAGTAAGGGAAGTGCATTGCCATTTAAGTGAGTGTGCGGCCAAGGTATGCGGCCAGACTGTGTATGCGGCTGCACACAGGAGTATGCGGGCGTAcagagtgtgtgtgcggccgtacaaaggagtgtgcagccgtacactcctcatttgtgCCCCAAATGTCGATTTTTAGGTGTTCTAGTGCTAATACCAAGTCCAACTAGCAAATGGAGGCCAAACTCTTCACTTTGGAGAGTTTTAGTGTGTATGCGGACAcctcatgaaggtgtgcggccgtacaccttcaaaggatgaagaacacTATGAGTTTTAAGCTTAGATTCAGATGTTTTACCAGTATAATAAGCTAGATGATGGAGTTCTTCACGTTTTTTAGGCCCTTGAAGTGTTCTTGTATgagatttttagagagagaaagtagagaggaGTAGAGTGCAGCCAAGAGGGAAAAGAATGTATAAAAGTGGTCCTCCTCTATATATGGAGGAGAGTGTGCGGCTGGGggagggtgtgcggccgcacacccatgtgtgcgACGGTACACACCTCATTTGAGTGTGTATGGCCCGATTTTCCTATCATATGGCGTGTTGACTCATTCCAAAACTCATCATTGGATGTACTCTCACTTAGAACACTTAAACGTACCCTTGAATGACGTTAAAATATAACGAAATCACATTAAACATTGATATTGATGACTAATCATATAAGATTCACAATCTTTGATATAAAAGCAGATAGGTCATGGACAAAGATACGCTTCATTCAACATCAAGAGAGATGAAAAACTGCTTGTATGGTTTCTCGTGAATTACAATAGAAAACTCATTCAGGAGTATCAAAGGGCCTCTTTTGCATAAGGTTCATGGGTGGTTTCATTTTCACATAAATTTACAACTTGACATAAGTGTAAAAAGTGGTGAAAAATTACTTagatgaccagtgtagtcaagaACAAGTaagctttgaaaattttaaagtaaTGAAAGTTAGAGAAAGATGTTCAAACGGAAATCTCatttcatgaaaatttaaaaaactAAATGTATTGGGTAGAAACAACTTGGGATGAGTATATTTCATTAAGATCACATGATGCAAATGAAAATTGAGATTTTGAACATCAAAAGTGGTACATTGAAACAAGTATTTTGTGATAATCTTGAACATAAAATGTTCACCGTCGGTTCATTAAGTTGAGATTTGTTGGGTTACACTTTCTTCATGGAAAAATGATTTAGGATCATTAACACTGACTTGTGACATACCTATATCATGGTCGGTTTAGGCCAGAGATGGCTTAGGAATATGTCATTGTGTGTGATCGTGctagaaattttggatgaaaaagactGGATACGAAGACTCATTGTACCTCTGTGAAAAATTGACTTAGCAGAAATCTCTTTACTCAACATGAGAAGAGAAAGACAACTCTTTGACTATTGTGaatatagcctaattgggaagaaaattTCGTGTGAAAACATCAATCTGTATCCATAACCCACACACATCCATACACCTTGGTCCCCAGGGTGAGATCACATTAATCAAAATCCATGCCCCGACCCATACATGATACTAGATCGAGCTTATGATTGGTACCCCCATGCAATGATCCATACCCATGACCCACACTCGTACGTACCACATATACTCATACAGTGGTCCCCTAACCAATGATGAAGAACAAAGAAAAGGAAATCTTGTGTCTCGTTTGATGACACTAGACTGATGGACAACACCTCCAATGCATGATCCATCATCCATATATACCATTAAGTTTAATAATGCAACCGACCCTTATTCCACACCATGTATGGTTCTCTGTTCGAAGAATATAAGAAAATCATGTCGTGTCCCGGACCATGACACGGCGGTGATGACCGACCTCCCTAAAATGACATCAATTTGTATCCATTACCCACATGTATCCCCACACCATGGTCCCCAGGGCGAGAGCACTAGAATGAAAATTCATATCTCGACCTATTTATCGtgagtatttttttttcttattttcatatTTATCACTAGATTATacaatatagaaaaaaaaattgtttttttattcaATCCAACCATACATTAAAAACATCCCATTAGAtatatacttttaatttattaattattaaattctttttatgtattttaaatttctatttattgttaattattgATGTTATTTTAACTTTGAATTGGAACAATCAAATTAACAAGATGGAAATATCAATTcccttatatgaaatttaattgtTAATTTTAGTTCCCTCCAAATTCCAAAATAAAAAGAATTCAAATCATCCTAAAATCTCAATTTCCTCCATATACATACTCCAAGccaaaaaattatttttacatAAGTGATAAAGTTTTAAAACAATTCATTGTTTCattgtcatcatcatcatttttttgttttccatatataaGTATATTTTTTTCGATATCCATCTCATATTTAAATACTAATAGATGTCATCGACAAGGAAATACAATTCGATAACCATAGAAACAAAGATGAGATTTTCAGCGATGATCCAGAAACAAGCGAAGATGCTTCATCATCCAGTGCTAAATGTATTGATGAAATTATTACCCAGAATGATGCAGGTTGGTAAATATATATAGTTCTTCACGTCTTCTAAATCTAGTATTTATTACTTACATACGTTGTTTTATCGGTTTAAGAAAATGCAGCAACAAGGGTTAACAAAGGGAAAACTAGATTACTAAAAGTTCATAACGACTTGAGTAGATCAAGAGGTAAAAATGTAAAATGGTTCATTATGATGAAATTATAACAACCCAAATTTGTTTTCGTCAACGATGTTAGCTTCCATTAGATGGATATTTATTTTCATATGATTATTTcaattttaaaaagtaaaaattaaataaattaaataaaaacactAGTGTTATCTAATGTCTAAAGgggttaattaataattaaaagataaataatttaattagagtGATTTGGGAAATAAGGGATAAATATGTGTCATTAAAAGGTTTAAATGAAGTGGAGGGGCTCTAAGGACATTAAAAGAAACTCAATATGCCATGTAGGGTTAGAGTATAACAGAACATTAGATGAAATCGTGAGGGACTGCTATTGCAAAATCGAATTGAAAACCCATGAAATTAAAACCCATGTCTATTTCCTTATCTTTCGCCCGTTTGGTACTTTGAGTTGCTGGGAATGGGTTTTTGACACTGTAGCACATCAATGTTTGGTCAATttgcacatttagtcactaaattttttttGTGCTTAATTGATCCTTAATGTTAGTAACTACCGGCATTACCCCCTTATGCACCCAGTAAACGGAACAACCGGTGATATTGCTTATGTGGAATAAGTTTACATTATATAATTCATTTATTTTATCCATGTAGGATTTAGAGGTCAAAATAAACACATTTATTTAGCTAGAACACTCCTTCGTTCTTTCTTTTTCTCATCTTACAGTGAATACGAAGCACTAAACCTAGGGTTCGAAGTCGTTTTCTCCGATCGAAGTCAGTGAGCAGTCAACCAACCCACAATGTCTAGCTCGACGCCAAACCCTGATGGACTCCACCCTATAGTGGAGCTGAACTTCAAAGGTGTTTTTCTTAGAAATCCTTTCTCGTATAACCATGGTATCAACTTCACTTTCAATGATCACAATTTTTCTGGAATGACATACGGTGAATGTATCACCTTTCTTGAACGGTTCATGCAAGAAAGTATAAAGAAGTTATACTATTGTGAACTAGGTAAGCCCTTAATATCTGGGATAATTGCTATCGCTAATGATGAAGACTATGGTGGTTTCATTTTTCATGCATATAGGACAGATGGTAAAATTTGTATGTATGTTGACCATGATGGTCAAGGAATAGAAGATTGGTTTGGTTCTGAAATAGAAGAGGAGGATGGAGATGATTCTTGCATTGATGGTGGTGAGAATGAGGACGAAATTGATAACCTAACAGATGTGGATGTGGACTTTAATGAGGACATAGTCACTATGAATAGGACAAAGGGTGATGAATTTCTAAATAGATTATGTCGCGAAGAGGAAGAGGGAAATGATAACAACATAAATGATCATGATGGGCATGAAGAGGATGCCAATGTAACTCAACAACATTCCATTTTTAATGAGTTAGTTCCATGGAAAAAGCAGATCCCAATACTTGGTATGAGGTTCAAAGATCCATCACAATTAAAATTGATGTTATGCAACTATGCTGTTGCGAATGGGTACCAACTTTGCTTTGAGAAAAATGATAGGAAAAGATTGTTGGTTAAGTGTTGCAAGGGTGAGTGCTCATTCAGGTTGTAGTCATCTTGGATGAGTGACGAAGCAAGCTTCCAAATAAAGTCTTTAAAGCCAGTCCACAAATGTGCAAGGAACTACAAGTTAGGGTCCATGGTCACTTATGCTTGGAtagggagtcattatacaagagAGTTCTTACTTAGACAAAAGATGAGTGTTAGAAAGCTAAGAACAACTGTGTCACAAAATTTTGGCACTCATGTTAGTGTTGGTCAATGTAGGAGAGCTAAGAAATATGCACTCCAACTAATAGATGGTACCCTAGTTGAACATTATGCAAAGTTATGGTCGTATGCAGAAGAGATTAGGAGATCAAATCCAGGTAGCACTATGAAGCTTGATGTAAATCATATGCCAGATGGGAAGAACTACTTTGGTAAGTTCTATGTTTGCTTTGATGCATTGAAGAAGGGGTGGAAGGAGGGATGCATGAAGATAATAGGTTTAGATGGTTGTTTCCTTAAAGGGATCTGTAAAGGGGAGTTATTATGTGTTGCTGGAAGGGATGCAAACAATGGGATTTATCCTATTGCATGGGCAGTAGTATGTGTGGAGAATAAGGAAAATTGGAGGTGGTTTTTGGATTTACTCATTGATGACTTAGGACTTAATTCGGGCTATGGATACAGTGTAATATCTGATCAACACAAGGTAATTTAATTGTTTGTAATTAATTTTCCTATCCATTTGCATCCTTATTCACTATATTTATAATTTGTTAACAGGGTTTGATTGAGGCTGTGAAAGAACTCCTTCCATATGTAGAGCATAGGCAGTGTGGCAAGCATATTAGCCAAAACCTTAGGAAAAGGTATAGAGGTGCCCAATATGAAAGCATATTCTGGAAGGCATGTAAAGCAACAACAAAGGTAGATTTTAAGGTTTCCATGAAAGAGCTTGAAATGCTAGACCCAAGTGCTCATCAGTATCTGATGGACAAAGACCCCAAAACATGGTCAATGGCCTACTTCCAACCAGGAAGATGTTGTGATGTCGTGGAGAATGGAATGTCAGAAAGTTTTAATGTTGTGATTGTTGATGCTAGGAAGAAACCAATTATCACCATGCTATTGGAGTTGAGGATGTATATGATGGAGAGGGTGTTCAAGAAGAAATGCAAGAGTCTAGGATGGAGCAACCAAATTTTTCCAACAATTAGAGAAATAGTGAATGACATTAAGAAGGGTCTAAGACATTACTAAGTATTACCTAGTGGACTAAATCAGTTTGAAGTAAGAGGAActacatgtgacatccccattttcacggccagaaaagaccgatttgtttatgctttgttttaaaaaacaaagtaatcttttaaaaaaaacagttccggaatttgttcccaaaacaaaatatgataaaaattatcaaagcatttctttaaagaaatgtattttcattatataacaaaatctcgggatgtcatgttcaatacagaccaaaagcataaacagaacaaaatagaccttacaacaattattcataactactggcctataatccaaaatctctcgtcaagtccaccaacttatactcttgtgccattacctgtaatgcaaagaaaactgagtgggtcaggcttgggagcctggtgagcatatagggttttcgaaccacaataatataattattatattcaaccattaaacaatcaacccaattacccatcaccattatcttctttatttcttaaggttttactctattaatcaactatccttccttcattcgttcctaaggattaacctaaggaattagcacaaacttccattgctacataaggcgcatctgccaacattatcctttaagcgcctctgccaggattacgacattcactattaGGCGCATCTTCCAATATTAtccttaagcgcatctgctagtattataacattctctatttggcgcctctaccaatattattcctaagtgcatctgctagcattatgacaTTTTCTTTTAGGTGCATCTACCAACATTATGCGTAAGTGCATCTACTAGTATTATGTCActctctatttggtgcatctaccaatattatttttaagcgcatctgctagtattatgacattctctaattggtgcatctgcgaatatcattcttaatcatcttacatacctcatcattttatcatataccaactatctcatctacccatgttctacccaacatattagtagatataaaatacCTAAACTCATTTGAAAACCATATAAAACATCCAGTCCacacttatctcaaataaacaatagtatataaacacataacacgcatttcaaagcaaatacttcatatgtatgtgttagaagaaagtaaccacataCTCACTCATATAAACagcaatatatatacacatagcacgtattttataaaatacttcatatctatgtgtaagacgaaagtgactatacactcacttgattagacgatgctcggacaacactacgacttgtagaagtagtattcttcggtagatctggaagaccttcacaaaaaccgggctcctcgcgggcagggcttcggctcgggaatctcacttctcgggatcctcggggcttcggaacttgcttcggggcaaGGGAATGATACCTGGGCTTCGGGATATAATCGGCATGCAAATTGAGGCAAAAtatagagagaagaaagagtttgaacaaaagAAATCGGCAGctctcgcattctatttataggctgctaggtctgggattacgttgggcgtaatttccaagtacgctgggcataatttgacgtcattgcatgcgtcatttggtggcactcgagtattggtgaGGCAACTTGCACCCctctaagtacgctgggcgtactcaaattacgcttggcgtaatttgacttgtcaaacttctaaattgcgtaactttcgcatacgagctccgttttcgacgttctttatatccacgcgaacgTGAGACTATGATCTATAACATTCGTTTAGAATCCGTgggctaattttgacattatttttattatttatttttagtaggcccagacaggaaaacttcgttataaattcataacttcttcgtccgacgtgcgttctcgcctaacttttcatcgtttcgctactaacaacgagatcttcgattctcgtttagattgtttcggctaaaaaccgctagATCTCAAACCGAGTAtgcaggctgcataccgctaagtcgaaacttagaaaaatcataacttcctcatacgaattcagatttggacgttctttttatgcacactcatggtttaacgaactctacaactttcgtttaggtcactaaggctaaatatcgctctaacgtaaattcactttttacgtcattcagcgtcgtgctggttctgtcgtgaaacttcgacaggtcataacttcttcgttataactcggatttcggcgttctttatatgtacggaatccttgtaacatatactataacttagttaagattatttattctaaataaccttctgttgaaaagtcattttcgacccctattatctctaaattgactagcctggatctacgggcgttacaattatcacccccttaggatgattatgtcccggaatcatcaacgaaatagggcttgtaAAATGATTCCAATATTTCACTTTCCATCCTAATTAATAACCGTGATGTTCAATCTTACATCTACTCttcatactatgttggactttcaatcgtaaccttcaatttataaaataaatccttattgtggactccttcttcttcttaggataaatacattcatttatctattgtaacagaccgatgggtcgtgtcctgatgacctctcatcgcatgatgcaacgcttagactcaagtctcatAGAGTAAAATTCCGGAAtgaaatataccttccttcatattctaatgtgatataatcacatttttacatgtagcatttctagctacaagcttccttaacaacgagcgcgatactatcaatcgcattaatttcaaccttctgacttacaTCAGATGTTACtttgaacttggttctctgaaccacgtaacatactcaccgTAGTCAGACTCAATTGGATATGACCGCTAACAACAACTATCTTACTAGTCATTtgcgaaacaatggtaatgacacacttgaacaaaacggaatcaattactagcttcttggtaaccttgtgactttctctgatccaagtgcgagtcctgtgcttccggtagtatatgcatctactacctttcacacctactcatactcgtcccaagtattgtccagcagtcgaccaagtcaccatacaagaaaatcacaaaacaatttaacacatacaaatgtgtccaagtaatcataaacaatttccctagactctactatgacttcttcattgctcaatcttcacttattaactctacttcaactcgattggtgatggaaattgtCACAAcgggaaattttgtgtcatgtaatctaaacattcaagttaaggtgaatcaaaaacttcaatcaaatacattatacaagtactacaaatagtcatcaaaccattggaaaccctaaaggttcttgtttaggtacaccttggactagaacttccttattggatccaaatggaccaataagcttccaattggactatcatgggcttagaaccctaattgggctctaattggacccacatctatttatttcaatattgtgagccatgttggacctagaatgaaataaattaatgactatgaaccataattaacctaatttgaccctaacaagtcatgaaaatcacatttaaatttatttggaccaaaaatcactcaacttaaccatgaaaattgggcttaagtattTAAGGCCCAAACACCCTCATTTCCTCCATTATTCTCGGCCCAAAAGCTCAAGCCCAAGAAGAGGGTTGACCTTAGTGTGCCACCTCCTTATTGTCTTGTGGATCTCCATGCAAATCCATTCCATGTatccatgcacatcacttcatgtctatatctccctctctcttcttgaactcggccgagagcaacaccacacacacacaaaacactcacaaactctctctaaaattcactcaagacttcttcctcttctccatccaaaatctcgaaaattaggaagcattcaaggaagttcttccacaaaatcatcatctaaggtaaggttttgcttggatctatgacttgtattccttatttatcaaaaatctcttcctaatccatgcaaaaatcatgatcttgcactctagaaaccccataaactcgaaaatttcatcaaggagtgcaaaggccaaaaatcacttcatttcttccaatctttcttcaaaaaccgaatcaacacccaaggtgagcttcataccccctattttctgtttttatgagtttttgggggggaatacaagtgaaagtgtagatctatatgtgttttgtatgccttgtatgatttccatgcttatatgtatgcttttgtgtgttataatgttggatctagccataaaacccctcaaaaccgagatatatcttgtgtgaaatgattttagcttcaaatatatttctacatacaaagtgtttcaagaaaaatgactaagtggtttagtaacaattttctttgggttaaaaacacaaattttgggcctaaaatgtgaaaaatacaaaattaagggtccaaatgggcatatcacgaattctgatggatgaagtgtgccaaaacagtttccataaaacaatttctggaaatatactcatttaggggattaaaaacataaatttcaagcttaatgggctaaaaatgacatttttggcccaatgaggcccattatgcgaatttttctgttttggagggccaaaactgtgattttctgtaaaacagtggactataagtgttccaaatccttttcaaag
The genomic region above belongs to Lactuca sativa cultivar Salinas chromosome 4, Lsat_Salinas_v11, whole genome shotgun sequence and contains:
- the LOC128133592 gene encoding uncharacterized protein LOC128133592, producing the protein MSVRKLRTTVSQNFGTHVSVGQCRRAKKYALQLIDGTLVEHYAKLWSYAEEIRRSNPGSTMKLDVNHMPDGKNYFGKFYVCFDALKKGWKEGCMKIIGLDGCFLKGICKGELLCVAGRDANNGIYPIAWAVVCVENKENWRWFLDLLIDDLGLNSGYGYSVISDQHKGLIEAVKELLPYVEHRQCGKHISQNLRKRYRGAQYESIFWKACKATTKVDFKVSMKELEMLDPSAHQYLMDKDPKTWSMAYFQPGRCCDVVENGMSESFNVVIVDARKKPIITMLLELRMLWQLNGIGCVHSVTAISFMNGDVESYVDKMFSSITYMKAYKFRLAPMNESNLWPATDYTPPLPPVCRTMPGRPATKRKRDATETPNQSSKKSKTTTQTQNKGKEQVNVSKAGKNQKCSLCKIEGHNKRVCTLTRPPKTKANRKTKQGVAEALNEDDEGNQSNAVND